A segment of the Candidatus Sumerlaea chitinivorans genome:
CTTTCCGCCAGCCATTTTCAGTACCTCGCCAACTTCTCCAACAATTCTTCGAAACAGATTTCGTCCGCAGAGAACACCGGGCCTTCGCGACAGGTGGTCTTCAACCCTTGCTTCGTAGGGACCACACATCCAAGACACGCGCCGACACCGCACCCCATGCGGTTCTCAAGCGAGACGTAACAGGGCGTGCGGGGCTCAGCCACTTCCGCGACCGTACGAGCCACAGCCGCGAGCATCGGCGTGGGACCGCACGCATACACCGCAAGGCGACCTTCTGCTACAAGTAAATCGCGCAAGGGATCGGTGGCCAGACCGCGTCGCCCAAGCGAGCCATCCTCCGTTGTTACGATCACTCGGTCGAACGCAGCTTTCCATTCGGAAAGGAGGTAAACTGCATCTGCACTCCGCGCTCCGTAGATAAGTGTCCGGCGGTTGTGGTTGCTCACATTCCACCGAGCCAAAAAAGCCAGCGGCGCGATGCCGTATCCGCCAGCCACCATCACCGCGTCACGCGTGAAATCGTAGGGGAACGGATTGCCCAGCGGCCCGACGAGATCCACTTCATCACCGATGCGGCGCGAAGCAAGTAGCGCAGTGCCCGTACGCACGACCTTGAACATGACCTCGACGTGTGTGTGCCCATCGCTCCAAAGGATGCTGATTGGGCGCCGCAGAAGCGGGGCGGTTTGCGGGCTCACGCGAATGTGCAAGAACTGCCCCGGCGCACACTCGCGTGCAATTTGCGGCGCCTCATACACATGTCGGAAAGTTGTTGGATCGAGCTCATGAGCCTCCACGAGCCGAGCCAGCACACGGTATTTCATCCCTCGCCCAGCGCCTTGCGGATCTTTGCTTTAAGGTCGTCCAGATCCACGGGTTTCGTGACGTAGTCGCTCACCCGCGCTTCCCAAATGGTAAAATCGTCTTTCAGGCCGCGGACCGCCGTGCACATGATCACAGGGAGATCCTCATATTTCTTACGCAGTTGCTCGAGGACCTCAATTCCCGTCATGTCGGGCATGCGGATGTCCAAAACTACGAGATCTGGTTGAAAAATATCAAGCTTGGCCAGCGCATCGGCCCCGCTGTCGGCCGTGGCGACCTCATAGCCCGCCTCTTCAAGTTCATCGCGAAAGAGAGTGCGAATGTTTTTCTCGTCATCAACGATGAGAATGCGTTTCTTTTCCATGGGCCTCGCCGCTTTTGACAGATTCACTCACGCGCTTTACCATTGCTGCTCTAATTCCCCTTACCCTCACAAGCAAGAAATTACAGCGTGCGGGCTGGCTGCATGTAGTTGCTGCAGTTCGCCTCGACGTTTTTCCCGCGGCGGCACACGCCAATCCAGCGGCACAACACTAAATTCAGCCGATCTGGCAAAGACTTCGGCGCCCTTTGCAAAGCTCGCGACACTATCGTTTCGGAGTAGCCTTAGGGGTAGCTTTGCTTGCGGACGTTTTGGTCGGCGTCTTAGCCGGCGTTTTTGCCTCCGAGGAGCTGCGGCGGACATTCGCGGGCTCGATGCGCGTTGTGGCCTTGGGGCGCGGCGTCTGCGCGACACGCGGGCTCTTGCGCGACTCAACGCGCTCGGTCTGGCGCAGCGTGGCTGAAGGAGCCGTCGGCTTGACCGTCGGGCGCGTGGGCTTCGTGGCCGCTGGAGCAGTGGTTTCCGTCGCTTGGGCACTGCGGCCTCCGGCAACCATGGTCACAGTCGTATCCTCGACGCCAACCA
Coding sequences within it:
- a CDS encoding Response regulator, coding for MEKKRILIVDDEKNIRTLFRDELEEAGYEVATADSGADALAKLDIFQPDLVVLDIRMPDMTGIEVLEQLRKKYEDLPVIMCTAVRGLKDDFTIWEARVSDYVTKPVDLDDLKAKIRKALGEG
- a CDS encoding Dihydroorotate dehydrogenase electron transfer subunit — translated: MKYRVLARLVEAHELDPTTFRHVYEAPQIARECAPGQFLHIRVSPQTAPLLRRPISILWSDGHTHVEVMFKVVRTGTALLASRRIGDEVDLVGPLGNPFPYDFTRDAVMVAGGYGIAPLAFLARWNVSNHNRRTLIYGARSADAVYLLSEWKAAFDRVIVTTEDGSLGRRGLATDPLRDLLVAEGRLAVYACGPTPMLAAVARTVAEVAEPRTPCYVSLENRMGCGVGACLGCVVPTKQGLKTTCREGPVFSADEICFEELLEKLARY